Genomic DNA from Sporosarcina sp. ANT_H38:
GCCAATACCGGTGCCAAAACCACCAACATCTAAACCACCGACTCCAAAACCGCCAAAGCCAATAGCACCAGTACCAGTACCTAGACCACCAACACCATCAAAACCATCAATACCAACACCTAGACCACCAGTGCCGCCATCTAAACCAACGCCACCGCCAGCAGTATCACCATCAGTGCCGGCTCCCATACCATTACCGACGCCGACGCTACCGCCGACTTCAATGCCGACGCCAATGCCAATGCCAATGCCAATGCCAATGCCAATGCCAATGCCGATGCCGATGCCGATGCCAATGCTAGGTGTTCCATGTGGATGGATGCCGATTTATGATGCGGATTGTTACCCGTTCATGCATTCGGGGCAAATTCAAGCGATGCCAAAACCGGAACATCATGCACCTTCACCAATGCCGTTACCATCAACACAATTTCCGATGTTTGAACAAGAATCACCAATCTTCTCTGGTCAAGGCGCTTCAACATTACCAATAGAAATACCTATGGTAGAAGGTTGGCAGTTGCTCGAGTCACCTGAATTTATGTTTGAAGAATCTCCAGAAATCTTCATGCAACCAACTACTGAAAGTCCACCTGAGTATATGTATGAAGAATCACCTGAATATGACCTGCAACCGTCTGCTCCATGTCCACCAGGGCCGGGTTATGTTCCGCAGGCTATATCACCTGCTCAA
This window encodes:
- a CDS encoding LysM peptidoglycan-binding domain-containing protein; its protein translation is MEVHIVVKGDTLWKIARQYGIPFEELKRVNAHLANPDYIVPGMKIFLPKRQHHAEQPEKGKGPVTPQPPKGTKPSPPIPVPKPPTSKPPTPKPPKPIAPVPVPRPPTPSKPSIPTPRPPVPPSKPTPPPAVSPSVPAPIPLPTPTLPPTSMPTPMPMPMPMPMPMPMPMPMPMPMLGVPCGWMPIYDADCYPFMHSGQIQAMPKPEHHAPSPMPLPSTQFPMFEQESPIFSGQGASTLPIEIPMVEGWQLLESPEFMFEESPEIFMQPTTESPPEYMYEESPEYDLQPSAPCPPGPGYVPQAISPAQGQWNPAQFGYPSMQHQAHPNWGMSGGCDCDGQQQHHHHQMMIPIFCQPCNCPSCMQQATPYPGMPGPSQGSNWFGAY